Below is a genomic region from Penaeus monodon isolate SGIC_2016 chromosome 33, NSTDA_Pmon_1, whole genome shotgun sequence.
TTTAAATTTNNNNNNNNNNNNNNNNNNNNNNNNNNNNNNNNNNNNNNNNNNNNNNNNNNNNNNNNNNNNNNNNNNNNNNNNNNNNNNNNNNNNNNNNNNNNNNNNNNNNNNNNNNNNNNNNNNNNNNNNNNNNNNNNNNNNNNNNNNNNNNNNNNNNNNNNNNNNNNNNNNNNNNNNNNNNNNNNNNNNNNNNNNNNNNNNNNNNNNNNNNNNNNNNNNNNNNNNNNNNNNNNNNNNNNNNNNNNNNNNNNNNNNNNNNNNNNNNNNNNNNNNNNNNNNNNNNNNNNNNNNNNNNNNNNNNNNNNNNNNNNNNNNNNNNNNNNNNNNNNNNNNNNNNNNNNNNNNNNNNNNNNNNNNNNNNCCAGCCAGCGGGTCTGGTCAGGTGATCACTGGACTCTGCTTCTGAGAGATTATTGGTAATATcaaatatttagaaataaaaaagtatttaaccAATTTCCTTAATATCATATGCTTTTTACATATGCTCTGATCTGAGGTCCTCCTAATATCTGGAAAAGGAGGAGAACGGTAAACTGATACCGGGAGATTAACAATATGTNNNNNNNNNNNNNNNNNNNNNNNNNNNNNNNNNNNNNNNNNNNNNNNNNNNNNNNNNNNNNNNNNNNNNNNNNNNNNNNNNNNNNNNNNNNNNNNNNNNNNNNNNNNNNNNNNNNNNNNNNNNNNNNNNNNNNNNNNNNNNNNNNNNNNNNNNNNNNNNNNNNNNNNNNNNNNNNNNNNNNNNNNNNNNNNNNNNNNNNNNNNNNNNNNNNNNNNNNNNNNNNNNNNNNNNNNNNNNNNNNNNNNNNNNNNNNNNNNNNNNNNNNNNNNNNNNNNNNNNNNNNNNNNNNNNNNNNNNNNNNNNNNNNNNNNNNNNNNNNNNNNNNNNNNNNNNNNNNNNNNNNNNNNNNNNNNNNNNNNNNNNNNNNNNNNNNNNNNNNNNNNNNNNNNNNNNNNNNNNNNNNNNNNNNNNNNNNNNNNNNNNNNNNNNNNNNNNNNNNNNNNNNNNNNNNNNNNNNNNNNNNNNNNNNNNNNNNNNNNNNNNNNNNNNNNNNNNNNNNNNNNNNNNNNNNNNNNNNNNNNNNNNNNNNNNNNNNNNNNNNNNNNNNNNNNNNNNNNNNNNNNNNNNNNNNNNNNNNNNNNNNNNNNNNNNNNNNNNNNNNNNNNNNNNNNNNNNNNNNNNNNNNNNNNNNNNNNNNNNNNNNNNNNNNNNNNNNNNNNNNNNNNNNNNNNNNNNNNNNNNNNNNNNNNNNNNNNNNNNNNNNNNNNNNNNNNNNNNNNNNNNNNNNNNNNNNNNNNNNNNNNNNNNNNNNNNNNNNNNNNNNNNNNNNNNNNNNNNNNNNNNNNNNNNNNNNNNNNNNNNNNNNNNNNNNNNNNNNNNNNNNNNNNNNNNNNNNNNNNNNNNNNNNNNNNNNNNNNNNNNNNNNNNNNNNNNNNNNNNNNNNNNNNNNNNNNNNNNNNNNNNNNNNNNNNNNNNNNNNNNNNNNNNNNNNNNNNNNNNNNNNNNNNNNNNNNNNNNNNNNNNNNNNNNNNNNNNNNNNNNNNNNNNNNNNNNNNNNNNNNNNNNNNNNNNNNNNNNNNNNNNNNNNNNNNNNNNNNNNNNNNNNNNNNNNNNNNNNNNNNNNNNNNNNNNNNNNNNNNNNNNNNNNNNNNNNNNNNNNNNNNNNNNNNNNNNNNNNNNNNNNNNNNNNNNNNNNNNNNNNNNNNNNNNNNNNNNNNNNNNNTTCCCACCCATctcacatatcatatattattattctaggtTTATCCTTATCATGGCAGAAGCCCGGGGAGTTCGGGAGGTAGCTGGAGTGAAGGTTATTGGTACCCCTGCGCGTCATGTAGACCTCGATGAAAATGTCAATTTCGTCTTCTTGAGTCTTGTCTGGACGAGCAGAAAATGGGGCAAATGTCTCGCCCAGATCACTGCTCTGTGTGATGGTAAGTAGCTTTAGTNNNNNNNNNNNNNNNNNNNNNNNNNNNNNNNNNNNNNNNNNNNNNNNNNNNNNNNNNNNNNNNNNNNNNNNNNNNNNNNNNNNNNNNNNNNNNNNNNNNNNNNNNNNNNNNNNNNNNNNNNNNNNNNNNNNNNNNNNNNNNNNNNNNNNNNNNNNNNNNNNNNNNNNNNNNNNNNNNNNNNNNNNNNNNNNNNNNNNNNNNNNNNNNNNNNNNNNNNNNNNNNNNNNNNNNNNNNNNNNNNNNNNNNNNNNNNNNNNNNNNNNNNNNNNNNNNNNNNNNNNNNNNNNNNNNNNNNNNNNNNNNNNNNNNNNNNNNNNNNNNNNNNNNNNNNNNNNNNNNNNNNNNNNNNNNNNNNNNNNNNNNNNNNNNNNNNNNNNNNNNNNNNNNNNNNNAGTTAACTTCAAGGTACTTtgcgaaaatcttttttttttccctttcttttaagaGGATTCTCTGGACACGTATGTAAAGCCAACTCGTACCAAACTGCTGGATACCAAGTATCTTAAGTGGGCCGCCAATCTGGAATGGGATGGATCGACCATGAAGAAGGGCGGCATCGCGATTCCAGCAGACGACATTCTTGAACTCGAGGCAGCAATGACTCTGCTGGTGGAATGGCTCAGAGAAAAGGAACCTGTCGTTTGCGTGGTGGGGGACTTCATGCTGAACGACTCGTGCCTGCTTGTCAACCTGCTAAGCCAAGCTGACCTGTACAGTGCATTCGCCAGCGTTTGTCGTGGGTTCATAAGCGGCTACACTATCCTCCAGGACAGGTGGAAAGGAGCAAGAAACGTCATTTTCAGTGCCCAGAAACTCAGGGATGCAATGCAGGCTATACATTGCGACCTGCAGCTCCTCCAGGAAAAATCCTTGACCGTGGAGTGTGTGCAACAGTATTATGCGGATACGGAGAGGACATATTGGGCTCGGACCACTTTTAAGGTTCTCTATGACGAGAAAGTGATCAGCAAAAGCCATGCTCGGCGACTGGCGGTTGCTGGATGGACCTTTAATGATATGAAGGAGATCTACAGGAACGACGGTGACGAGGTGCTCAAATACAAGCTCGGTTTAGTTACCCGGGATGTGTTTGTGAATCTTCAGGGAATTGTAAACCCGGACGTGTTAAGCAAGAAAAACATAAACGATATTTGCAATTTcttgaagaaaaacaaataattgcTTTATGTCGAGTTGCCTTTCTACACTGATTATCCAAAATGTATTGATAGACGTTTAGCACATTCTTTAGCAGTGCTTCCCGACNNNNNNNNNNNNNNNNNNNNNNNNNNNNNAGTTGCAGACCTAAATACGGTCTTAACCTGGTCTCGCAACCCTAAATGTGTGATCCAACCATTTTCATGTTAGATGTACTTGCAGGTGTTTGCGaacttatattattctatttatatggtttatattactatcacaatatattttgtgtttatatgtccATCNNNNNNNNNNNNNNNNNNNNNNNNNNNNNNNNNNNNNNNNNNNNNNNNNNNNNNNNNNNNNNNNNNNNNNNNNNNNNNNNNNNNNNNNNNNNNNNNNNNNNNNNNNNNNNNNNNNNNNNNNNNNNNNNNNNNNNNNNNNNNNNNNNNNNNNNNNNNNATTTCTTTACGACTACTTACATCCAATGTAAATTGTTTGTATAAAACTACATGAAATGATTTATACTCGTATCTTTATTTACAGTGATGTCTGTGAGAATTTGCCGAAATGAAATTTAACatgtaaaaaataagaataagtttgactatttgcatttttttatttactggttACGTTTTGCAGTAATGGAGACCACATTTTGATAGTTTAGGGTTTATGGAATATTTTTAAAGGCCTATAAAATTGTTTCGGGGCAAGTTGATAAGTTTTGGTTGTTCATCGCCACATGGCAGAAATACAACTTGTCTGGCTGTGAGAAGAATTTGCCCGTGGAATTCCATAAACTATTAAGAATTCATAAAGAGTCTATTGATATTATGTGGACAAGAACGTATTATCGTTTGCTCATGATGAAAGTTTTGAATGTGTGTGGTTGGCTGAAGAATTTAAACATGGGTTATTTTTGCAAAGCTGTACCAGCTTGCATATCACAGCTTACAGCCTTTGGGAAAATATAGGCTTGGGCAAATTGTGGCATGTACTCTTGTAACAGAATAAAACAGGAAGAAATAAACTGACTAACACATTATGGACTCTTATTTCAATTATAAAAAGACAACCTCAGAGTGAGAGAGGTGCGTAGCATTGAAGAGCTAGCATTGCNNNNNNNNNNNNNNNNNNNNNNNNNNNNNNNNNNNNNNNNNNNNNNNNNNNNNNNNNNNNNNNNNNNNNNNNNNNNNNNNNNNNNNNNNNNNNNNNNNNNNNNNNNNNNNNNNNNNNNNNNNNNNNNNNNNNNNNNNNNNNTCATCCATCCAAACATACATGTAAATTCGCATTTAATTACAATTTTTCTTAAAGAGTACAACTGACAGATTAAAttaataaaccaaaaattttttttgatgagtGTTTGTAGTGAGAAAAGCAAGAAACCACTGTTCACTGTTCTAAACATGCATCTTAGCGATCTAGTGAACTCTTCCTGAATCACATTTTCTAGGGCACCATAGTTCACTGCGTGTACATTTAATGTTAATCTGTATGTTCCTAGTTCCTTACGTAATATTGACGCATTGCGTTGGGATTCATTNNNNNNNNNNNNNNNNNNNNNNNNNNNNNNNNNNNNNNNNNNNNNNNNNNNNNNNNNNNNNNNNNNNNNNNNNNNNNNNNNNNNNNNNNNNNNNNNNNNNNNNNNNNNNNNNNNNNNNNNNNNNNNNNNNNNNNNNNNNNNNNNNNNNNNNNNNNNNNNNNNNNNNNNNNNNNNNNNNNNNNNNNNNNNNNNNNNNNNNNNNNNNNNNNNNNNNNNNNNNNNNNNNNNNNNNNNNNNNNNNNNNNNNNNNNNNNNNNNNNNNNNNNNNNNNNNNNNNNNNNNNNNNNNNNNNNNNNNNNNNNNNNNNNNNNNNNNNNNNNNNNNNNNNNNNNNNNNNNNNNNNNNNNNNNNNNNNNNNNNNNNNNNNNNNNNNNNNNNNNNNNNNNNNNNNNNNNNNNNNNNNNNNNNNNNNNNNNNNNNNNNNNNNNNNNNNNNNNNNNNNNNNNNNNNNNNNNNNNNNNNNNNNNNNNNNNNNNNNNNNNNNNNNNNNNNNNNNNNNNNNNNNNNNNNNNNNNNNNNNNNNNNNNNNNNNNNNNNNNNNNNNNNNNNNNNNNNNNNNNNNNNNNNNNNNNNNNNNNNNNNNNNNNNNNNNNNNNNNNNNNNNNNNNNNNNNNNNNNNNNNNNNNNNNNNNNNNNNNNNNNNNNNNNNNNNNNNNNNNNNNNNNNNNNNNNNNNNNNNNNNNNNNNNNNNNNNNNNNNNNNNNNNNNNNNNNNNNNNNNNNNNNNNNNNNNNNNNNNNNNNNNNNNNNNNNNNNNNNNNNNNNNNNNNNNNNNNNNNNNNNNNNNNNNNNNNNNNNNNNNNNNNNNNNNNNNNNNNNNNNNNNNNNNNNNNNNNNNNNNNNNNNNNNNNNNNNNNNNNNNNNNNNNNNNNNNNNNNNNNNNNNNNNNNNNNNNNNNNNNNNNNNNNNNNNNNNNNNNNNNNNNNNNNNNNNNNNNNNNNNNNNNNNNNNNNNNNNNNNNNNNNNNNNNNNNNNNNNNNNNNNNNNNNNNNNNNNNNNNNNNNNNNNNNNNNNNNNNNNNNNNNNNNNNNNNNNNNNNNNNNNNNNNNNNNNNNNNNNNNNNNNNNNNNNNNNNNNNNNNNNNNNNNNNNNNNNNNNNNNNNNNNNNNNNNNNNNNNNNNNNNNNNNNNNNNNNNNNNNNNNNNNNNNNNNNNNNNNNNNNNNNNNNNNNNNNNNNNNNNNNNNNNNNNNNNNNNNNNNNNNNNNNNNNNNNNNNNNNNNNNNNNNNNNNNNNNNNNNNNNNNNNNNNNNNNNNNNNNNNNNNNNNNNNNNNNNNNNNNNNNNNNNNNNNNNNNNNNNNNNNNNNNNNNNNNNNNNNNNNNNNNNNNNNNNNNNNNNNNNNNNNNNNNNNNNNNNNNNNNNNNNNNNNNNNNNNNNNNNNNNNNNNNNNNNNNNNNNNNNNNNNNNNNNNNNNNNNNNNNNNNNNNNNNNNNNNNNNNNNNNNNNNNNNNNNNNNNNNNNNNNNNNNNNNNNNNNNNNNNNNNNNNNNNNNNNNNNNNNNNNNNNNNNNNNNNNNNNNNNNNNNNNNNNNNNNNNNNNNNNNNNNNNNNNNNNNNNNNNNNNNNNNNNNNNNNNNNNNNNNNNNNNNNNNNNNNNNNNNNNNNNNNNNNNNNNNNNNNNNNNNNNNNNNNNNNNNNNNNNNNNNNNNNNNNNNNNNNNNNNNNNNNNNNNNNNNNNNNNNNNNNNNNNNNNNNNNNNNNNNNNNNNNNNNNNNNNNNNNNNNNNNNNNNNNNNNNNNNNNNNNNNNNNNNNNNNNNNNNNNNNNNNNNNNNNNNNNNNNNNNNNNNNNNNNNNNNNNNNNNNNNNNNNNNNNNNNNNNNNNNNNNNNNNNNNNNNNNNNNNNNNNNNNNNNNNNNNNNNNNNNNNNNNNNNNNNNNNNNNNNNNNNNNNNNNNNNNNNNNNNNNNNNNNNNNNNNNNNNNNNNNNNNNNNNNNNNNNNNNNNNNNNNNNNNNNNNNNNNNNNNNNNNNNNNNNNNNNNNNNNNNNNNNNNNNNNNNNNNNNNNNNNNNNNNNNNNNNNNNNNNNNNNNNNNNNNNNNNNNNNNNNNNNNNNNNNNNNNNNNNNNNNNNNNNNNNNNNNNNNNNNNNNNNNNNNNNNNNNNNNNNNNNNNNNNNNNNNNNNNNNNNNNNNNNNNNNNNNNNNNNNNNNNNNNNNNNNNNNNNNNNNNNNNNNNNNNNNNNNNNNNNNNNNNNNNNNNNNCTTCTGCAGGATGTGAATACATCATGTATATTTTCTTgacatttttattccttttttaaacttttactataaaaatatatgctgATGTCTGTACATTCGTGAAAGGTTGTTCTTCAAGCATCCATTCCATTTCGCAGGCGTctgttaaaagaggaaaaagatgatggAGCAGCTTCGAAAATGATCCTCTGTAATCACGAGTAAAGTCTCGGTCACTATCCTTTAGTCTGACGTTTCCGTGTGTAACATTGCAAGCAGCAATTAGATGGTATATTGCAATAACAGCGCAACCAGAGTACGAGTATGAACCCCCTTACCTCAGTCACACATGAAGGAAATCTCATCTGCCGTAGGCGCCCCTGGAGGCCTGCAGCAGCGCCTCCATCCTGCGCAGGGCGTCCCCCCTGGAGCCAAGGGCGTCTCCCACTTCGTCGAGAACTTCGAGAGCGATGTTCCCGGCGGCGCCCGTGGGAGACGCGCCGTCCTCTGCTACGCTTTCCTGGATCCTGTGGAAACACTGCTCGTTATTTTtcgtgtcatttttatcattgcatgCGTATCCAACAAAACTATACTTGGAAGAGAGACTTAGTATGANNNNNNNNNNNNNNNNNNNNNNNNNNNNNNNNNNNNNNNNNNNNNNNNNNNNNNNNNNNNNNNNNNNNNNNNNNNNNNNNNNNNNNNNNNNNNNNNNNNNNNNNNNNNNNNNNNNNNNNNNNNNNNNNNNNNNNNNNNNNNNNNNNNNNNNNNNNNNNNNNNNNNNNNNNNNNNNNNNNNNAAAATAAGAAGAGCATAACTCACTCTACGTAATTTCCCCCGCGTTCGGATTCCTCCACCTCGTCCTGTTCCTCGAAGACTTCGGCATTGACTTCGGCGACGTCATACGAGTGAATCTGCGGCCTCGCCTCCGCCGCCGGCAGGAGTAGCGAGGCGGCGACCAAGAAGCACACAGCGAAGACAGTCACTCGATGCATCTATCAGGTAAGGAACATGTGACTTTTGCGGCATCGCNNNNNNNNNNNNNNNNNNNNNNNNNNNNNNNNNNNNNNNNNNNNNNNNNNNCAAGAAGTGTGGCGTTTAATCTGAAAGATAAATATAGCGTTTGAAGTTCCAGACGAAACTAAT
It encodes:
- the LOC119593914 gene encoding uncharacterized protein LOC119593914 produces the protein MAEARGVREVAGVKVIGTPARHVDLDENVNFVFLSLVWTSRKWGKCLAQITALCDEDSLDTYVKPTRTKLLDTKYLKWAANLEWDGSTMKKGGIAIPADDILELEAAMTLLVEWLREKEPVVCVVGDFMLNDSCLLVNLLSQADLYSAFASVCRGFISGYTILQDRWKGARNVIFSAQKLRDAMQAIHCDLQLLQEKSLTVECVQQYYADTERTYWARTTFKVLYDEKVISKSHARRLAVAGWTFNDMKEIYRNDGDEVLKYKLGLVTRDVFVNLQGIVNPDVLSKKNINDICNFLKKNK
- the LOC119593915 gene encoding uncharacterized protein LOC119593915, whose amino-acid sequence is MHRVTVFAVCFLVAASLLLPAAEARPQIHSYDVAEVNAEVFEEQDEVEESERGGNYVEIQESVAEDGASPTGAAGNIALEVLDEVGDALGSRGDALRRMEALLQASRGAYGR